One stretch of Roseimicrobium sp. ORNL1 DNA includes these proteins:
- the secD gene encoding protein translocase subunit SecD: MKSLTFTFLGGAALIFLLMYYMGTTEHRKKKLLGTILTVAVSLFCIWAVDGLNPFFGKPLNLKMGMDLIGGSEFIVELKPGVTEKGEEKKVSPDSVQQAIATLQKRLDPNGSLGLTMTPQGDKQILIQMPGVEPSEIADVRQKIQQTAHLEFRLVHPQSEQILMQQKMAGGGIEPGFVSMPARQRAGKPGASEAYLVKSRPQMDGTHVSEAWVAYPPTGIEILMNFDSAGAELFGELTAANVGQRFAIIVDGEVLSAPVIQTAITGGHCVITGDFEESEARNLATALQNPLKNPMQILAETTVSAQFGQQTIQQAVYTGIAGLIMTAAFLLIYYRLAGLIALVGLVVNMLMVFGAMSLFNFTMTMPGIAGIVLTVGMAVDANVLIYERLREEMKAGKPLAAALDASFEKAFSAIFDANFTTLISAIILFALGSGLVKGFAITLTVGIIGTLLGALVITRVVFNWFTDSGIIKQIKVTQIIPEGKFDMLSKARPFIIGSFSLAAISASSFIWKGEDAIGIDFRGGAITRFQVAPNANIDAHSVEKALMDAGINGTYVQQNNTGTGSQISVRSDMDDGKKVQDLLEGKFPDKLTGGSIDRVGASIGKDLAIRSSIAFGVAMLAIFLYLVFFYEMSFAVGAIIALFHDCVITIGLAVLLGQQLSVIHIGALLTVAGYSINDTIVVFDRIREIIRSRTGDIRDIMNEAISMTLSRTLLTGVTTLGPMAALYFFGGQAMKDLSLPIIIGVLVGTYSSIYIAAPIVLWYAKKTGTSLRRQVLDTETARETANKPPVAAS; this comes from the coding sequence ATGAAGTCATTGACGTTTACCTTCCTCGGGGGCGCCGCCCTGATTTTTCTCCTCATGTACTACATGGGTACCACGGAGCATCGGAAGAAGAAGCTTCTCGGTACCATCCTCACCGTCGCCGTGAGCCTGTTCTGCATCTGGGCGGTCGATGGTTTGAATCCGTTCTTCGGCAAGCCACTCAATCTCAAGATGGGGATGGACCTCATCGGGGGCAGCGAGTTCATCGTGGAACTCAAGCCCGGCGTGACTGAGAAGGGCGAGGAGAAGAAGGTGAGCCCTGACTCCGTGCAGCAGGCCATCGCCACCCTGCAGAAGCGTCTTGACCCGAACGGCTCACTCGGCCTCACGATGACGCCGCAGGGTGACAAGCAGATCCTCATCCAGATGCCGGGGGTGGAGCCTTCGGAAATCGCGGACGTCCGCCAGAAGATCCAGCAGACGGCCCACCTTGAGTTCCGCCTCGTGCATCCCCAGAGCGAGCAGATCCTCATGCAGCAGAAGATGGCCGGTGGTGGCATCGAGCCTGGATTCGTCTCCATGCCGGCACGCCAGCGCGCTGGCAAGCCCGGTGCTTCCGAGGCCTACCTCGTGAAGAGCCGCCCACAAATGGACGGCACCCACGTGAGCGAGGCCTGGGTCGCCTATCCCCCCACGGGCATTGAGATTCTGATGAACTTCGACAGCGCCGGAGCCGAGCTCTTTGGCGAACTCACCGCGGCCAACGTGGGCCAGCGCTTTGCCATCATCGTGGACGGCGAAGTGCTCTCCGCTCCGGTCATTCAAACGGCCATCACGGGTGGCCACTGCGTGATCACTGGCGACTTTGAGGAAAGTGAAGCCCGCAACCTTGCCACCGCCCTCCAGAATCCGCTCAAGAACCCCATGCAGATCCTGGCGGAAACCACCGTCTCCGCCCAGTTCGGCCAGCAGACCATCCAGCAGGCCGTGTACACCGGCATCGCGGGTCTCATCATGACCGCAGCCTTCCTGCTCATCTACTACCGCCTCGCGGGTCTCATCGCCCTGGTCGGTCTGGTGGTGAACATGCTCATGGTCTTCGGTGCCATGTCCCTCTTCAACTTCACGATGACCATGCCGGGCATCGCGGGTATCGTGCTCACGGTGGGTATGGCGGTGGACGCCAACGTGCTCATCTACGAGCGATTGCGTGAAGAAATGAAGGCGGGTAAGCCACTGGCAGCCGCGCTGGACGCCTCCTTCGAAAAAGCCTTCTCGGCCATCTTCGATGCGAACTTCACCACGCTGATTTCCGCCATCATTCTGTTCGCCCTCGGCAGCGGCCTCGTCAAGGGCTTCGCCATCACCCTCACGGTCGGTATCATCGGCACCCTGCTCGGCGCGTTGGTCATCACCCGTGTGGTGTTCAACTGGTTCACCGACTCCGGCATCATCAAGCAGATCAAGGTGACCCAGATCATCCCCGAAGGAAAATTCGACATGCTGAGCAAGGCGCGGCCCTTCATCATCGGTTCCTTCTCCCTGGCAGCCATTTCCGCCTCTTCCTTCATCTGGAAGGGTGAGGACGCCATCGGCATCGACTTCCGCGGTGGCGCCATCACCCGCTTCCAGGTCGCGCCGAATGCCAACATTGACGCCCACAGTGTGGAGAAGGCTCTCATGGACGCGGGAATCAATGGTACCTACGTCCAGCAGAACAACACCGGCACCGGATCGCAAATCAGCGTGCGCAGCGACATGGATGACGGCAAGAAGGTGCAAGACCTGCTGGAAGGGAAATTCCCCGACAAGCTCACTGGCGGTTCGATCGACCGCGTCGGTGCCTCCATTGGGAAGGACCTGGCCATCAGGAGTTCCATCGCCTTCGGCGTCGCCATGCTGGCCATCTTCCTCTACCTGGTCTTCTTCTATGAAATGTCCTTCGCCGTGGGTGCCATCATCGCGCTCTTCCACGACTGCGTAATTACCATCGGCCTGGCCGTCCTGCTGGGGCAGCAGCTTTCGGTGATTCACATCGGCGCCCTGCTCACGGTCGCTGGCTACTCCATCAACGACACCATCGTGGTGTTCGACCGTATCCGCGAAATCATCAGGTCTCGCACGGGCGACATTCGCGACATCATGAACGAAGCCATCTCCATGACCCTGAGCCGTACGCTCCTTACCGGCGTCACGACCCTCGGCCCCATGGCAGCCCTGTACTTCTTCGGTGGTCAGGCGATGAAGGACCTCTCCCTGCCCATCATCATCGGTGTGCTTGTGGGTACCTACTCCTCCATCTACATCGCCGCGCCCATCGTGCTCTGGTACGCAAAGAAGACCGGCACCAGCCTCCGCCGCCAGGTGCTCGACACCGAAACCGCTCGCGAGACCGCTAACAAGCCCCCGGTGGCCGCTTCCTAA
- a CDS encoding serine/threonine-protein kinase produces MASETVAIPPPAAAAHAPDAYAVKERVSIGTAGVVYRAVHRESGREVLFKVLMEQASHPLNTAQVLAIAPALMRLKHARIAELLDAYEDPEGTVLVYPLIPGMAGSEFPLRERPLTPAEARQVARQLCEALLVGERAAFPHGDVKPSNIVIQLGKEDGGISVQLQDWGLSSCRTVQPPETLQFMAPERHHGHPTSVQGDLFSLGASLWFLITGRLPVESGTREELLVEWGAFDPATLVGLQPEVDNHFRQWLAWLLRWQPRDRPPTVAKALEVLQQVISFVDATEARASSGSGAPTPAPAPAAPATPPSTPLPAKPLATRPSAGGSASSTARTERLKPAPGDSGPPTSTSPPRPTPPAAPAAQSKPSASAPARERERGSLASKLMGGVLICCVLAAVGVLFVWWAEEEWGPDWRTEIVAAAKARLRTTSEAQPTVATSTAASKSDAQPADKAKASTAAKAPSKGTGSTASLAANAAGQKPPAKPLAAKSAPKSAKPSNPPAANYKPIAAVEPFAYAEGMTLEGAAGGTGWKTPWKASQVTKGKSPDGKYQGVILAATQPASMSRELDPGGTFSNGSVAVALDLWHPGAGGSPLELDLLGTADTASSSPIIITPEGNRLKISIKGVTEGIPVNAGAPLKLALKWSFKKNKDGSAEVTVDVYVNPKPGASNPTALCPPLKTVLASYKLPTSLTFTARTTEAGSTPVILQKMWLAKSAKDAIEAGKAAK; encoded by the coding sequence ATGGCCTCGGAGACGGTTGCAATCCCACCACCAGCAGCAGCGGCGCATGCCCCGGATGCATACGCAGTGAAGGAACGTGTGTCGATTGGCACGGCTGGGGTGGTCTACCGGGCAGTCCACCGGGAGTCAGGACGCGAAGTGCTCTTCAAGGTCCTGATGGAGCAGGCCTCGCACCCGCTGAATACGGCGCAGGTGCTCGCCATTGCCCCGGCCCTGATGCGGCTGAAGCATGCCCGCATCGCGGAGCTGCTGGACGCCTATGAAGATCCTGAGGGCACCGTGCTCGTGTACCCCCTCATTCCGGGCATGGCGGGCAGTGAGTTTCCTTTGAGGGAACGCCCGCTCACGCCCGCCGAAGCGCGCCAGGTGGCCCGCCAGCTCTGCGAGGCGCTGCTGGTGGGCGAGCGGGCCGCATTCCCCCACGGGGATGTGAAGCCCAGCAACATCGTCATCCAGCTGGGTAAGGAGGATGGCGGTATATCCGTGCAACTGCAGGACTGGGGCCTCTCCTCCTGCCGCACCGTGCAGCCCCCGGAGACCCTGCAGTTCATGGCCCCCGAGAGGCACCACGGCCATCCCACTTCCGTACAGGGTGATCTCTTCTCACTGGGAGCGTCCCTGTGGTTTCTCATCACCGGTCGCCTCCCGGTGGAATCAGGCACACGCGAAGAACTGCTGGTGGAATGGGGCGCTTTTGACCCCGCCACACTGGTGGGCCTGCAGCCGGAGGTGGACAACCATTTTCGCCAGTGGCTCGCCTGGCTGCTCCGCTGGCAACCCCGCGACCGCCCGCCCACCGTGGCGAAGGCCCTCGAGGTGCTGCAACAGGTGATCTCCTTCGTGGATGCCACCGAGGCCAGAGCGTCTTCGGGTAGCGGTGCGCCAACACCAGCTCCAGCTCCCGCTGCACCCGCGACTCCGCCGTCTACTCCGCTTCCTGCCAAGCCCCTCGCCACGCGCCCCTCCGCAGGCGGGAGCGCATCATCCACGGCGCGGACGGAGCGTCTGAAACCCGCTCCCGGAGACTCAGGGCCGCCGACTTCCACTTCGCCTCCACGCCCCACACCCCCTGCGGCTCCGGCGGCCCAATCGAAACCTTCCGCTTCGGCTCCCGCCCGGGAGCGCGAACGCGGCTCGCTGGCCAGCAAACTGATGGGCGGAGTGCTCATCTGCTGCGTACTGGCAGCGGTGGGCGTGCTCTTCGTCTGGTGGGCAGAGGAGGAGTGGGGACCTGACTGGCGCACGGAAATCGTGGCCGCCGCAAAAGCCCGGCTGCGTACCACGAGCGAAGCCCAACCCACGGTCGCAACTTCCACCGCGGCATCGAAAAGTGATGCTCAACCGGCCGACAAAGCGAAGGCATCTACCGCCGCAAAAGCTCCTTCCAAGGGCACCGGCTCTACAGCCAGCCTGGCTGCCAATGCTGCAGGACAGAAGCCCCCGGCAAAACCGCTTGCTGCCAAGTCTGCTCCAAAATCAGCCAAGCCATCCAATCCTCCAGCGGCCAACTACAAACCCATCGCCGCTGTGGAACCCTTCGCGTATGCGGAAGGCATGACACTGGAAGGTGCTGCCGGAGGCACGGGCTGGAAGACACCGTGGAAGGCGAGCCAGGTGACCAAAGGAAAGTCGCCTGATGGAAAATATCAGGGTGTAATACTGGCCGCGACCCAGCCCGCTTCAATGAGTCGTGAACTGGATCCCGGCGGCACCTTCAGCAATGGCAGCGTTGCCGTTGCCCTCGACCTCTGGCATCCCGGCGCCGGAGGTTCCCCGCTGGAACTCGATCTTCTCGGCACGGCGGACACGGCGTCCAGTTCTCCCATCATCATCACTCCGGAGGGCAACCGGCTGAAGATTTCCATCAAGGGCGTCACGGAGGGTATCCCTGTGAATGCAGGCGCGCCGCTCAAGCTGGCACTGAAGTGGTCCTTCAAGAAAAACAAGGACGGCTCAGCGGAGGTGACGGTGGATGTCTATGTGAATCCAAAGCCGGGTGCATCGAACCCGACCGCCCTCTGCCCGCCGCTCAAAACAGTCCTCGCCAGCTACAAGCTGCCAACGTCCCTCACATTCACCGCGCGGACCACGGAAGCCGGTTCAACTCCGGTGATTCTGCAGAAGATGTGGCTGGCCAAGTCCGCGAAAGACGCCATAGAAGCGGGCAAAGCGGCAAAGTGA
- a CDS encoding HAD family hydrolase, with translation MLFDWGNTLVDYPLGTTSTQLEFLDGFLRHQLHRFDYTPVSLEEWRDVLIAINTERSDCQVTPFATRMRSWFPFIGREELIGMEEELCRSIFGSASVPQEVWPSVQCLLNQGYAVGIISNLPWGVSAIHWQTEFSHHLRELSMVPPIVCCGDVGFRKPHSAPFLRCLQLLGRTPQEAVMVGDSIESDIKGALQCGLAAVLIGHETTGPPPAGVRTVPGVAAFVEAFIAGDIRSCCERTSG, from the coding sequence GTGCTCTTCGATTGGGGAAACACCCTGGTGGATTATCCCCTGGGGACGACTTCTACGCAGTTGGAGTTCCTGGATGGATTTCTGCGCCACCAGTTGCACCGCTTCGACTATACGCCCGTTTCCCTGGAAGAGTGGCGTGATGTGCTCATAGCCATCAACACTGAAAGGAGTGATTGCCAGGTCACGCCCTTTGCGACGAGGATGCGTTCGTGGTTTCCTTTCATTGGGCGTGAGGAGCTTATCGGGATGGAGGAGGAGCTATGCCGGTCCATTTTCGGGAGTGCCTCGGTACCACAAGAAGTCTGGCCATCCGTTCAATGTCTGCTCAATCAAGGTTATGCAGTTGGCATCATTTCCAACCTGCCTTGGGGTGTGTCCGCGATACATTGGCAAACTGAATTCTCCCACCATCTTCGCGAGTTGTCCATGGTGCCACCAATCGTGTGTTGTGGAGATGTTGGGTTTCGCAAGCCTCATTCTGCGCCGTTCCTCAGATGCTTGCAATTGCTAGGTCGAACTCCCCAGGAGGCTGTGATGGTCGGAGACAGTATTGAATCTGATATCAAGGGCGCTCTGCAATGCGGGTTGGCAGCCGTGCTCATTGGGCATGAGACAACAGGCCCTCCCCCTGCAGGTGTCCGCACGGTTCCTGGCGTTGCCGCCTTTGTGGAGGCTTTTATCGCGGGAGACATACGCTCCTGCTGTGAGCGGACTAGTGGCTAG
- a CDS encoding phosphoribosylaminoimidazolesuccinocarboxamide synthase yields MIRSPLLPFTAALAMPPNTDYQQLLADADARFNELPLLAEGESKILRAVTPKLAIVRLKPTLYSITANRSGVVEGTDSLRLRISERLWRLLEDAGISTSILAVGPNSYLTEYVQATPIEVIVKACHVGTPKHIYHGITDHPTRFGGHICFSAPHDPYVRFDWRNALPHRDECMPLWLANQFIDVEKAQSTALEAFQALVAFLQPRGLHLLDICFMLTSDGKTLFSEVSPDCMRVKKLDTDMDKDLWRKGKDPEIILTLWGEFLSMVTT; encoded by the coding sequence TTGATCCGCTCCCCGCTCCTTCCATTCACCGCAGCTCTCGCAATGCCTCCAAACACTGACTACCAACAACTGCTCGCAGACGCCGATGCCCGCTTCAATGAGTTGCCATTGCTGGCCGAAGGGGAGTCAAAAATCCTGCGGGCCGTGACACCAAAGCTGGCGATAGTGAGACTGAAGCCAACACTTTATTCCATTACAGCAAATCGGAGCGGGGTCGTTGAGGGAACGGACTCCCTTCGTCTCCGCATCAGTGAGCGGCTGTGGCGCCTTCTTGAAGATGCAGGAATCAGCACTTCCATCCTCGCGGTAGGACCCAACAGCTATTTGACAGAGTATGTTCAGGCCACTCCGATCGAGGTCATCGTCAAAGCCTGCCACGTTGGGACTCCAAAGCATATCTATCACGGAATCACTGACCATCCGACCCGCTTCGGTGGCCACATCTGTTTCTCCGCTCCGCATGACCCATATGTGAGGTTCGACTGGCGAAATGCGCTGCCGCACCGCGATGAGTGCATGCCCCTCTGGCTTGCCAATCAATTCATAGATGTCGAAAAGGCTCAGTCGACAGCCTTAGAGGCCTTTCAAGCGCTTGTCGCCTTTCTGCAACCTCGCGGCCTGCACCTGCTGGATATATGCTTTATGCTCACGTCTGACGGCAAGACGCTTTTCAGTGAGGTGTCACCTGATTGTATGAGGGTTAAAAAGCTCGATACTGACATGGATAAAGATCTGTGGCGCAAGGGCAAGGATCCTGAAATCATATTGACGTTATGGGGCGAATTCCTGTCCATGGTGACGACATAA
- a CDS encoding CoF synthetase, with product MSPAEFSRQLETLFDEQRCFEPEGAADLMALAMRRGPLQSALHATLHKVLLGRTLRHAVAHSHYYSDRRSHYETSESRSAGATCHEILSSLPVLRREDLQVHNCEMLATDVKLRMVSHTSGSTGQPVLMHRSEEEVMFLQRYYSRLFAPIRRGFSLRPLSLSFPNLYHGTLVPLPSLGFPLSSGVTDDTLIQDAARILTRRYSLPGCAGQISLLSGLAHHIVFFTAYLLETGISPAGLNLETVTITGGYLATHWREWLEVQWNCRVIDRWSMTEASGGANRNGISGLFQFDPHLVAEVIHPTTGRPIEGNGTGELVITNLHPFTQLQPLIRYATGDLVHQTKDEYGLPNFAFLGKLKNCLVDVLAETPNCLVSSAHLCDILGSLPDTDCVDYFPNISVVQDRLVGSTPIFALSSESPSQDIINIRVSVQLRWNPAAFPERAANLCQTIESRLLSAPGSALKRRVEAGTASVTVCLGGPGSIKGPPMIKI from the coding sequence ATGAGTCCCGCTGAATTCTCCCGCCAACTCGAGACTCTCTTTGATGAGCAAAGGTGTTTTGAGCCGGAAGGTGCTGCTGATCTGATGGCGCTAGCCATGCGACGTGGCCCCCTCCAGTCCGCCCTCCACGCCACCCTGCATAAGGTATTACTGGGGCGCACCCTTCGTCATGCGGTTGCCCATTCCCACTACTATTCCGATAGAAGGAGTCACTACGAAACTTCTGAGAGCAGGAGTGCTGGAGCCACTTGCCACGAGATACTCTCCAGTCTGCCTGTGCTTCGGCGCGAGGATTTGCAAGTCCACAACTGCGAGATGCTCGCGACGGATGTGAAACTCCGAATGGTCTCACATACCTCCGGGAGCACAGGACAACCTGTCTTGATGCACCGGTCGGAAGAAGAAGTCATGTTCTTACAGCGGTATTATTCCCGCCTGTTTGCGCCAATTCGCAGGGGCTTCTCATTGCGTCCGCTGTCACTGTCATTTCCAAATCTCTACCACGGCACTCTCGTTCCGCTGCCTTCGCTTGGGTTCCCCCTCTCCAGTGGCGTGACGGATGATACCCTTATTCAGGACGCTGCACGGATCCTGACCAGACGCTACAGCTTGCCCGGCTGTGCTGGGCAGATTTCCCTGCTCTCGGGTCTTGCCCATCATATTGTTTTCTTCACGGCCTATCTTCTGGAAACGGGGATTTCGCCTGCCGGGTTGAACTTGGAGACGGTGACCATCACCGGTGGATACCTGGCGACCCATTGGCGCGAGTGGCTGGAGGTGCAGTGGAATTGTCGTGTGATCGATCGCTGGTCCATGACCGAGGCCTCCGGCGGAGCGAACCGGAATGGGATTTCCGGGCTATTCCAATTCGATCCCCATCTTGTCGCCGAGGTGATTCATCCTACTACAGGAAGACCCATCGAAGGCAACGGAACTGGAGAACTTGTGATCACAAATCTCCATCCATTCACACAACTGCAGCCTCTAATCCGGTATGCGACTGGCGATTTGGTGCACCAGACCAAAGACGAATACGGATTGCCAAACTTTGCATTTCTCGGAAAACTGAAAAACTGTTTGGTAGATGTTTTGGCAGAGACTCCAAACTGCCTTGTTTCATCGGCTCATCTGTGTGATATTCTAGGATCCCTGCCCGACACGGATTGCGTGGATTACTTTCCTAATATCTCGGTGGTGCAGGACAGGCTGGTGGGGTCGACTCCGATATTTGCGCTCTCTTCGGAGAGTCCGTCTCAGGACATCATCAACATTCGTGTTTCTGTCCAGCTTCGCTGGAATCCGGCGGCGTTTCCCGAGCGTGCTGCGAACTTGTGCCAAACCATCGAAAGCCGATTGCTGTCCGCACCGGGCAGCGCCCTCAAAAGAAGGGTGGAGGCTGGCACTGCCAGTGTCACGGTATGCCTTGGTGGACCTGGCAGCATCAAGGGCCCACCCATGATCAAGATTTGA
- a CDS encoding amidohydrolase family protein, whose product MSTKPASTSRRTFLRSAALAALSAPAFAQAADDNDVSKDCIDAHVHVWTPDTDRYPLGEGATKKGMDPASFTPEELFAHTKPNGVSRIVLIQMSFYQFDNQYMLDAMKAHPGVFGGVAIVDESEPDVADTMKQLAKQGVRGFRIYTDKEKAEAWQSSPGMKAMWSCAADAGLSMCLLANPDALPAVQKMCAQYPKTRVVIDHFARIGMKGAVDQKDLDNLCRLADAEHTFVKTSAFYALGAKKAPYTDLGPMIQRLRDTYGAKRLMWASDCPFQVGEGHNYKDSIALIRERLDFLSPEDKAWMLRKTAEKVFFS is encoded by the coding sequence ATGAGCACCAAGCCCGCATCCACCTCCCGCCGCACGTTTCTTCGTTCTGCTGCACTCGCTGCCCTCTCCGCTCCTGCCTTTGCACAAGCGGCTGATGATAATGATGTCTCGAAGGACTGCATTGATGCCCATGTGCATGTGTGGACGCCGGACACGGATCGGTATCCACTGGGTGAAGGCGCCACGAAGAAGGGCATGGACCCGGCAAGCTTCACGCCGGAGGAACTCTTCGCGCACACCAAGCCGAATGGCGTGAGCCGCATCGTGCTGATCCAGATGAGTTTCTACCAGTTCGACAACCAGTACATGCTCGATGCCATGAAGGCGCATCCCGGTGTGTTTGGTGGAGTGGCCATTGTGGATGAATCCGAACCGGATGTGGCGGATACGATGAAGCAACTGGCGAAGCAGGGCGTGCGCGGATTCCGCATCTACACCGACAAGGAAAAGGCCGAAGCCTGGCAAAGCTCCCCGGGCATGAAGGCCATGTGGTCCTGTGCCGCAGATGCCGGTCTCTCGATGTGTCTTCTCGCCAATCCGGATGCGCTTCCTGCAGTGCAGAAGATGTGCGCGCAGTATCCGAAGACGCGCGTTGTCATCGACCACTTCGCCCGCATTGGCATGAAGGGTGCGGTTGATCAGAAGGATTTGGATAACCTCTGCCGTCTGGCGGACGCGGAGCACACCTTTGTGAAGACCTCCGCCTTCTATGCGCTGGGCGCGAAGAAGGCTCCCTACACGGATCTCGGCCCCATGATCCAGCGTTTGCGGGATACGTATGGCGCCAAGCGACTCATGTGGGCCAGCGACTGTCCCTTCCAGGTGGGGGAGGGGCACAACTACAAGGACTCCATCGCCCTCATCCGCGAGCGTCTGGACTTCCTCTCGCCGGAAGACAAGGCGTGGATGCTGCGCAAGACGGCGGAGAAGGTGTTCTTTTCATGA
- a CDS encoding M20 family metallopeptidase produces MASSSLIDTLASLVRINSINPSYEGGPGEREIATWVREYFEQRGIEVWEQEVFPNRPNVIARLPGKNPNRRIILEAHTDTVSVKGMTIPPFEPRIEDGKMYGRGSCDTKAGLAGMMHALATLHEEGIQPPCEVWLAAAVDEEFSYRGVVKLCEGLTGHAALVAEPTGLRAVIATKGVLRFRILVRGKSAHSSKPHLGVNAINHMARIVLALEQDHLRLAVNDHPLLGPATCNVGVIQGGVQINFVPDACAIEIDRRLLPGERTVDVLAHYQRILDQLKSEHPTMDAGIEDPPLLTDEALETSADSDAAQCASAVLRDMGLNAELCGVPFGCDASKLSRQGVPSLVFGPGSIDRAHAAVEYVELDQVQQAFEFYRNFILRFQ; encoded by the coding sequence ATGGCGTCATCTTCTCTCATCGATACTCTTGCCTCGCTGGTGCGCATCAACAGCATCAATCCTTCGTATGAAGGTGGTCCGGGAGAGCGCGAGATTGCCACGTGGGTGCGGGAATACTTTGAGCAACGCGGTATCGAAGTGTGGGAGCAGGAGGTGTTTCCGAATCGGCCGAATGTCATCGCGAGACTGCCCGGCAAAAATCCGAACCGTCGCATCATTCTCGAAGCACACACGGACACCGTCTCCGTGAAGGGCATGACGATTCCACCGTTTGAGCCGCGCATTGAGGATGGGAAGATGTATGGACGCGGTTCGTGTGATACCAAAGCAGGCCTCGCCGGGATGATGCATGCACTGGCCACATTGCATGAGGAGGGCATCCAGCCGCCGTGCGAAGTGTGGCTCGCTGCGGCGGTGGACGAGGAGTTCTCCTATCGCGGGGTGGTGAAGCTTTGCGAGGGACTCACGGGGCATGCAGCGCTGGTGGCGGAGCCCACGGGGTTGCGCGCGGTGATTGCCACGAAGGGCGTGCTGCGTTTTCGCATCCTCGTGCGAGGGAAGTCCGCGCACAGTTCGAAGCCGCATCTTGGGGTGAATGCCATCAATCACATGGCGCGTATCGTTCTGGCACTGGAGCAGGATCATCTGCGACTCGCGGTGAATGATCATCCGCTGCTCGGCCCGGCGACGTGTAATGTCGGCGTGATTCAGGGCGGCGTGCAGATCAACTTCGTTCCGGACGCCTGTGCGATTGAGATCGATAGGCGGCTGCTTCCCGGTGAGCGCACAGTTGATGTGCTGGCGCACTACCAGCGGATTTTGGATCAATTGAAGTCAGAGCATCCCACCATGGATGCCGGCATCGAAGATCCACCGCTGCTAACGGATGAGGCGCTCGAGACTTCGGCAGACTCGGATGCTGCGCAATGTGCGAGCGCGGTGCTGCGTGACATGGGCCTCAATGCAGAGCTCTGCGGCGTGCCCTTTGGCTGTGATGCGAGCAAGCTCTCGCGCCAGGGTGTTCCCAGCCTCGTGTTCGGTCCCGGCAGCATCGATCGCGCCCACGCGGCGGTGGAATATGTGGAACTCGATCAAGTGCAGCAGGCCTTTGAGTTCTACCGGAATTTCATTCTTCGTTTTCAGTGA
- a CDS encoding MFS transporter, whose amino-acid sequence MRSTKPTVILVLLVFAVTINYIDRGSLSVAKPNVGEEFGLDDVQMSWLFSAFSASYAICHLAAGWLVDRYSVKWVYAFGFLIWSLATVGMGLANGLVSLLILRVLLGAGESVAFPATSRVIVDNFNEQQRGLANALIDAGTKVGPALSTLVGGLVLARYGWRALFIIVGVASLFWLIPWLLAVPSEKHTAQQKHGTRPDATPMKEILKRPELWGTSLGFFCLGYAWYFVVFWLPSYLREGRGFTTEEMAVYGSLPFWAMAATSLTGGWISDRWISAGATPTKVRRSFLFGGLLLCAAFMWSITLATGSVMCIVLLIAACASLGLYTSNVWAVTQTLAGPTASGQWTGVQNFVGNLGGVVSPLVTGWIVKTTHSYTNAFIVSSIVLLAGVATYLLFVPRVQPIQWSKS is encoded by the coding sequence ATGCGTTCTACCAAGCCCACCGTGATCCTTGTGTTGCTCGTTTTCGCGGTAACGATCAACTACATCGACCGGGGCAGCCTCTCTGTGGCGAAGCCAAATGTGGGGGAGGAATTTGGCCTGGATGACGTGCAGATGAGCTGGCTGTTCTCGGCATTCTCCGCGAGCTACGCCATCTGCCACCTGGCGGCTGGATGGCTGGTGGATCGGTACAGCGTGAAGTGGGTGTACGCGTTCGGGTTTCTCATCTGGTCCCTGGCCACCGTGGGCATGGGTCTGGCCAATGGGCTTGTCTCCCTCCTGATTCTCCGAGTGCTGCTGGGTGCGGGCGAGAGTGTGGCCTTCCCGGCGACGTCGCGGGTCATCGTCGATAATTTCAACGAGCAGCAGCGTGGTCTGGCGAATGCCCTCATCGACGCGGGCACAAAGGTGGGTCCGGCCCTCAGCACGCTGGTGGGTGGTCTGGTTCTTGCCCGCTACGGGTGGCGGGCCTTGTTCATCATCGTCGGGGTAGCGAGCCTCTTCTGGCTCATCCCGTGGCTCCTCGCGGTGCCGTCGGAAAAGCACACTGCGCAGCAAAAGCATGGCACCCGCCCGGACGCCACACCGATGAAGGAGATTCTCAAGCGCCCTGAACTGTGGGGCACCTCACTCGGATTCTTCTGCCTGGGTTATGCGTGGTACTTTGTGGTTTTCTGGCTGCCTTCCTACCTGCGCGAGGGACGCGGATTCACCACGGAAGAGATGGCCGTGTATGGCTCGCTCCCCTTCTGGGCGATGGCGGCCACTTCACTGACAGGAGGGTGGATTTCGGACCGCTGGATCTCCGCAGGAGCCACACCCACCAAGGTGCGCCGGAGCTTCCTCTTTGGTGGACTGCTGCTTTGCGCGGCGTTCATGTGGTCCATTACCCTGGCCACCGGTTCGGTGATGTGCATCGTGCTGCTCATCGCTGCGTGTGCCTCGCTTGGCCTGTACACCTCCAATGTGTGGGCCGTCACCCAGACCCTCGCTGGCCCCACTGCATCGGGCCAGTGGACGGGTGTGCAGAACTTCGTTGGGAATCTTGGAGGTGTGGTCTCGCCTCTGGTGACAGGATGGATCGTCAAAACGACGCACTCCTACACAAACGCCTTCATCGTTTCTTCCATCGTGCTCCTCGCGGGTGTGGCAACCTACCTTTTGTTTGTCCCCCGCGTGCAGCCCATCCAATGGAGCAAGTCCTAA